Genomic window (Musa acuminata AAA Group cultivar baxijiao chromosome BXJ1-9, Cavendish_Baxijiao_AAA, whole genome shotgun sequence):
CGGAGAGGAGGTTGACGATTGTTCATGCATCTTCGGAGACCGATGGGAACGAGGGAAGTGAAGCCGAGGCTATGTCGGTGGAGAATCTTCCTCTCGAGTCGAAGATGCAGCTAAAACTTGAGCAGAAGCTGAGGATGAAGCTTGCCAAGAAGATTAGGCTTCGGAGGAAGAGGCTTTTGCGGAAGCGGAGGATGAGGAAGAAGGGACGATGGCCGCCTTCAAAGATGAAGAAGCTTAAGAATGTATGATCGACAACAATACGACGGGGTGCAAGCATTGACTTTGCATTTCTTGTATTGTGTACTGGTAAAAGACTTTTCTACAAATGCATTGACTTTTCTACAAATGGAATAGATTCTTTGGCTCCGAGCAAAGTGATGGAGATATAACCTTTACCCAGTGTTTGCTCGGCCATCATATTGCATATATTCATTCTGCCTCACTAAGTATTCCCATGCTAGAATCCCTTGACAAATCTGTGCAAACAATATGTGCCTAAATATGCAGCTAACCAAATTGCAAACTTGTTACCACAGCAAAGAATTCTTGTTTAAGAAGTGTGTAAATATGACCAAGTAGTAAGATCAAGTGCTACAAACTACTGCCAATTTTGGTGCTTCAAGGAAGTAGCAGAAGGGCAATAAAAGCAAACATTGGTCAAAAGAAGACTGCAATCACTGGAGAAACTTTCAAGGGAGGATGGACTCCCATAGAATTATTTATTGAGGATTAGGAGGAACCATTATCTGTTATCTCTAGCTCTTATCCATTGGCCACATATTAAATGAGACATCAATCATCATGCCCCCCCCCCTGTTTGTTtaatctttttcttccttctttttctttggggaTCTAAAGGAAATGGTGGATCAAAGACATTCAAATTTATTTGGATAGTGATAGGAAGAGCTAACTCTATGTCCtccactgaaaaaaaaaaaaaaaggaaaaaaagtaaaatatatgATTTCATGGAGTGATTGATTCAGCCAACCTAATCCACTGACTCCCTAACTGTCTTGTCTTAACCAATAATTTTCACATCCTTAATGGTGATGGTACACATTTGGGAGGTCATTGTTCATCAAACCTAACAACCCTATCTCAATGCTCTCCATCTCCTCCGATGTTTCAGCCATGCTTGTTTTCTCGATGACGATGATCTATGGGTCACCTTGGAATTAAAGCTTGAAACTTTGAGCCTTTGTGGGTCCAAAAGTTTACCATCGTTACATGAAGAATCCTGGTAAATCCACTTCAATCTTTGTTGGCCTCCAATATACTAACAGTCTCTGAGCTTGTTCACACACTTGGTGTGTCTCTCTGTCTCATACACACAGATTATACATTACTTTAGAGGTCACAAAGTGGAGCAGAGTGGTCATGATGGAGAATTCATTGAAAGAATATTTCTAGCATATTGCATACCCTTCTTTAATCTGTCCAACGTTTGGCTTAGCTAGTAGATCTACACAGTAGATGAGCCACAAAAGTGCTCATGATAGGACAGTCCAAGTGTTGTATGTCTTGAACTTGTGCCACCATGACACAGACTTAGTCAAATTTGGGAGTAAAATGTACCTCCATGAAGTTGCTTCTACGAAGAAACTTTGTGTAGGAATGACAGCTTGCAAGCAGCCATCAATGTGTACTGTTGCATGCTAAATAATGTTGTCATTCCTCGAGGACCTAAAGAAGGGAAATGTGGCATCTCCTCCACCTTTGGCAGCTCCACAGATTGGTTCCATTTGCTTTTGCTTTCCACATCTTTTACTCTTCTCCTCCTTTATAGTTGGTCTCTCCGGGGACCATCAGAAAGTTGAaacggagaagagagagagagagagagagagagagagagagagagagagagagagagagagagagagagagagagaatgagggAGTTCAGCTACGAGGACATCGAAGCTGCCACCAAAAGCTTCGCTTCCGAGCAGTTGATCGGGAAGGGAAGCCATGGAAGCGTCTACAGAGGCAGGCTAACCGACGGACGGATCGTGGCGGTGAAGAAGCCATCACGACTTTTGAACGACGACAAACTCAGCAATGAGATCGACATGCTCGCCTCCGTCAAGAATTCGGGCGTCGTCGATCTTGTAGGCGTCAGCCGAAGCCCAACCGGCGGTCCGCTGCTCGTCATGGAGTTCATGCACCGCGGCTCCCTCCATGACCTCCTCCACTCGTCTTCCAACTCCCCTGCGTGGCCTCGCCGCTTCGCCATGGCACTCCAGCTCGCCCGCGCCGTCCTCTCCCTCCACGAGGCCGCGCCGGCGATCATCCACCGCGACATCAAGTCCGCCAACGTGTTGCTGGACAGCAGGTGGAACGCGAAGCTGGCCGACTTCAGCATCGCGGTTCGAAGAGACGACCGCATGCAGCCACTCGACTCACCGATTCCGGCGGGCACCATCGGTTACTTGGATCCGTGCTACGACGAGTCGGGCGAGTTAGGCCCCAGGAACGACGTGTTCAGCTTCGGGGTGGTGTTGTTGGAGCTCGTCAGCTGCAGGAAGGCGATGGACATGGAGCGCGATCCATCCTCCATCGTCTCGTGGGCTCTGCCGATTCTGAGAGCAAACCGGCTTGCGGAAGTCTGCGACGGGAGAGTAGCGTTGCCGGGCCGCATGAAGAGGCCAATCCGTCGGATGCTAAGCATAGCCGAGAAGTGTGTCTCGGAGAAGGTGGAGGGGAGGCCTTTGATGGGGGAGGTTGTGAGGGAGCTGCAAGGGGTGGTGGAAGACGTGATGCCATGGCCAATCTTGGGTTCTGTGAGGAGCAAGGTCTCCGAGGGAGTCCATAAAAGTGTTCGAGCTTGGAGGAGGTGGGTCGAGAAGAGGGTCAACACAGGGAAGAGTGTTGTGTGCAAGAATTACCTGCTTGATGATGGTGGGGCTGATGAGTGTGGTGATGATGAGCATGGCAAGCGCTTGTTGATGTTTTCAGCTGAGAAGTAGGTGCTCATAGCTTGATTCCAGCAGCAGAATTCACTCACactgcatgagagagagagagagagagagagagagagagagagagagagagagaggataaaagCCACCAGGCAGTAGGAGTTCTATATAGATTTAAGGTTTCGGTTATTGATATGTATACTTTAATGTTAAAGCACAAATACTATGTAAAATCAACATATTTATCTAATTTAATGTTGATGCTTTAATAatagttactttttttttttttctctatgtatttatttttattcCGCATCATACGAGCTTAAACCTGGTTTTCAGCAATGATCTGCAGTAAATGTCTCATATTGTAAAATCACGTACTCAAATGGATAAAAAATCCATCCTCTAATTAAAGATTGCTGTGCTGAATCCGTGATCTCTGGCTGCAAACAGAGGAGTGACATTGAATTGAAACTGCTGAAGTACTACTTCCATTGTTCGAGGAGATCATGGATGGGGCACTGTAAGAATCCTGTTACCCGTATGAGCTTATAAATCTAATCATTTCTGGAAGTTAGAAATCTTAAGAACGCACAGCACCTTATCACCTCATAAAGGCATTTGGAATTAATTGTTAATGCTAGAGATGCTAGACTGTCATGCGCATGACAACTCCACCCACATTTATGTGGTAGGATATGTTattttggcaagtctcatagtctcgcatccaaaaaaaattagatttgttATCTCCCATTCGAAAAAAATTAGATTTGTTATCTCCCattagaactataaataaggatctgggctttgaagtcaaatataccacaagaggcaccacaagaaaaacctaagaatttattttgggtttaagtccacactcagttaaacagtttgggcttatagtttggattttttttgtttaatagattcggatgttttatggcctacgaacatcttcttaaggcatttgtaatagtcccttttttataatagtgatttgctcctccttcgtccgtggatgtaggtcaattggccgaaccacataaatctgatgttcttgtcgcttttatcttttccgttttattatttttgttgggttaccaaaattaccctttggtaaatttcttggggctaactttaacaaactggtatcaaagcttggtttcgggatcttttggcaacaatgacaataacaaagatcattgtcgagaaattcgacagaaatgtcaacttcagcatgtggcaactcaagatggagaccATTCTAGtttaagacggagttgatttagcACTATAGGGAGTTGAGAACATTCTAGAtgatacgtcaaaggaagatcttgcgggtatggataagaaggcccgatccagcattattctaaatctatctgatgaggttttatgagaggtagctacggagactacggctaagaacatgtgggacaagcttaaagccttgtatatgaagaggacagtagagaatcaTCTCTACTTAAAACAgaatttgtatatgcttcggatgactgaaggtacatctatactctcacatcttgataaatttgattccttgattatggatttggagaatatagatgcaaaaattgatgatgaggataaggcattgttacttttgtgttctcttccataatcttttaagcattttcgttatactatgatttataaaaaagaaaCAATTTTGTATCAGgagattaaatctgcactaaaatctaaggagtagatagatagagatatcattggggaaagtagagagaattaggctgaaggtctggttgttagggggagaacaaataaaagggaatttgataatagtagatctaaatctagatctaaatccaaacatagaaatttgaaatgcagatattgtcataaaatgggacacattaaggctgattgctttaaattgaaaaataaattaaaacaaaaggaaaaaattattgagaaaactactgagtttgCTAAAACTAGTGTAGCAGTTGAtgagaatgatgaaaatattttctttgctactaacgacaggacgaggtctaaaaatgaatgaattttagattctggttgtttttatcacatgtgtcctaatagagatttatttttcacatatgaatcttgtaattgtgggattgttttgatgggcaataatgcagcatgtgatgttgttggtagaggaacaatccgaattaaaatgcatgatggtattgtgaggacgctcactaatgttagacatgttcctgatttaaaaaagaatctcatctctttaggcaccctagaggcccttgggtgtaaatacacagctgaatgtgtagttatgaaagtttctagaagtgctcttgttgttatgaaagcttgtaggtctggtagcttatatattttgcagagaactactatcacaggctcggttgcagtctcgtcatcatcattgtctgattctgacatcaccaaattatgacatatacgTTTAGGTCATATGAGTAAAAAAGGTTTGAGCACATTGAGCAAAAGTGGTCTACTTTgttgacagagtactgggccactggatttttgtgaacactgtatttttggaaagtagaaaagagtcagcttcaattcttcgacagttcacaaaaccaaaggtactcttgactatattcattcagacctttggggtccaactcatgttcagtccaagggtggtgccaggtatatgttgaccttcattgacgattattctaggaaagtttgtgtttattttttgaagcataaaaatgatgtttttataatctttaaacaatggaaggctttgattgagaagcaaacgggtaaacagattaagtggcttcgaacagataatg
Coding sequences:
- the LOC103998205 gene encoding serine/threonine-protein kinase-like protein At5g23170, producing the protein MREFSYEDIEAATKSFASEQLIGKGSHGSVYRGRLTDGRIVAVKKPSRLLNDDKLSNEIDMLASVKNSGVVDLVGVSRSPTGGPLLVMEFMHRGSLHDLLHSSSNSPAWPRRFAMALQLARAVLSLHEAAPAIIHRDIKSANVLLDSRWNAKLADFSIAVRRDDRMQPLDSPIPAGTIGYLDPCYDESGELGPRNDVFSFGVVLLELVSCRKAMDMERDPSSIVSWALPILRANRLAEVCDGRVALPGRMKRPIRRMLSIAEKCVSEKVEGRPLMGEVVRELQGVVEDVMPWPILGSVRSKVSEGVHKSVRAWRRWVEKRVNTGKSVVCKNYLLDDGGADECGDDEHGKRLLMFSAEK